The proteins below come from a single Miscanthus floridulus cultivar M001 chromosome 1, ASM1932011v1, whole genome shotgun sequence genomic window:
- the LOC136496296 gene encoding sex determination protein tasselseed-2-like has protein sequence MHASLASYAAAAMPALDLCPEMAHAHQPVMSPSHHGWDGNGAAVVPTPMPKRLDGKVAIVTGGARGIGEAIVRLFVKHGARVVIADIDDAAGEALASALGPQVSFVRCDVSVEEDVRRAVDWALSRHGGRLDVYCNNAGVLGRQTRAAKSILSFDAGEFDRVLRVNALGAALGMKHAALAMAPRRAGSIVSVASVAGVLGGLGPHAYTASKHAIVGLTKNAACELGAHGIRVNCVSPFGVATPMLINAWRQGHDDAGDADLDLDITVPSDEEVEKMEEVVRGLATLKGPTLRPRDIAEAVLFLASDESRYISGHNLVVDGGVTTSRNLIGL, from the exons ATGCACGCTAGCCTCGCCTCCTACGCCGCGGCAGCTATGCCGGCGCTCGACCTCTGCCCCGAGATGGCGCACGCGCACCAGCCCGTCATGTCGCCGTCGCACCACGGCTGGGACGGCAATGGCGCCGCAGTCGTGCCCACCCCTATGCCCAAGAG GCTGGACGGGAAGGTGGCCATTGTGACGGGCGGCGCGCGCGGCATCGGCGAGGCCATCGTGAGGCTGTTCGTGAAGCACGGGGCCCGGGTGGTGATCGCGGACATCGATGACGCCGCCGGGGAGGCGCTGGCGTCGGCGCTGGGCCCTCAGGTCAGCTTCGTGCGCTGCGACGTGTCCGTGGAGGAGGACGTCAGGCGCGCCGTGGACTGGGCGCTGTCGCGGCACGGGGGGCGGCTCGACGTCTACTGCAACAACGCCGGGGTGCTGGGCCGCCAGACGCGCGCCGCCAAGAGCATCCTGTCCTTCGACGCGGGCGAGTTCGACCGCGTGCTCCGCGTCAACGCGCTGGGCGCCGCGCTCGGGATGAAGCACGCGGCGCTCGCCatggcgccgcgccgcgccgggaGCATCGTCTCCGTCGCCAGCGTCGCGGGGGTGCTCGGCGGCCTGGGGCCACACGCCTACACCGCCTCCAAGCACGCCATCGTGGGTCTCACCAAGAACGCGGCCTGCGAGCTCGGCGCGCACGGCATCCGCGTCAACTGCGTGTCGCCCTTCGGCGTCGCCACGCCCATGCTCATCAACGCCTGGCGCCAGGGCCACGACGACGCCGGCGACGCCGACCTCGACCTCGACATCACCGTGCCCAGCGACGAGGAGGTggagaagatggaggaggtggtCAGGGGGCTGGCCACGCTCAAGGGCCCCACGCTGAGACCCAGGGACATCGCCGAGGCGGTGCTCTTCCTGGCCAGCGACGAGTCCAGATATATCTCCGGCCACAACCTCGTCGTGGACGGCGGCGTCACCACCTCCAGGAACCTGATCGGCTTGTGA